AGACTGACCCGCGCCAGACTGCGCGTCGCGTCGCCCTCCAGTTCCGCCTGCGACATGATTTCGTCGATCAGATCCTCATATTCCAGCCGCGCCAGAAGCACCGCGATCTGGAACCGCCGGCTCGCCGCGTCCAGCAATTCCGACAGCATCAGCTCCTTGCGATGCGGATCATAGCGGCGCAGCGATCCCCCCATGACCGAGGCGGGCAGCCGCCGCACCCGCACATTATGCGCGGCCAGCAGCCGGTGCAGCCCGGTCCCGGTCTCGTCCCGGTGAATGCGGTTCTTCTCCGCCACCTTCTCCGCCTCCCGGTCGAGCGCGTCCATATAGTTGCGGTTGTCGTAGAACCAATCCCGCACCAACTCGACAGGCTTGGCGATCTGGGCCAGCACCTCGACCTTGTTGCGGTCGGTCAGCGGATTGTCATCGGCCTGCCCGCGCATCATCGCATCGCTCAACCGCCCCTGCAGCCGCACAAGGGCGGAGGCGATGCGGGGCGAGGCCTGCAGCACCGCCTCCATCTCCGCCCGGCTGACCGCGTCCGTCTCCAGCGAGGGGTCTTTCAGCGCCGCCTCGAAATCCACGGCCAGTTGCGTGTCGGTGCCGGGCGCAAGCTCTGCCACATTGATGTCATAGACCTGCGCCAGCCGCATCAGCAGCTTGGCCGAGGCAGGGCGCTGATCCGACTCGATCAGCGTGATATAGCTCGCCGACACATCAAGCTGCTCCGCCATCTGCGCCTGCGTCAGACCCAGTGTCGTGCGCAACACCTTGAGCCGCTTGCCAATGATTAGCTTTTCGCCGCGCGCCATATTACATTCCTGACATTACAAACGTAACCGATCTTACAATTGTTACAGAATGACCTGATTCCCACAATAAGCTAATGCATAACAAGCATGACATTACTAGAGTAACAAATGCAAAGGCGGGAATCGCCCCGCAGAAACGAATAGAGATGCAGCGAGTGGACCGACACCCGCGACCTGCATGGCAAGAACAAAAGACGTCATGAAAGGAGAGACCATGGCAAACCGGAAAACCTACGCCGAACTCCGCGCGGAACTCGAAAAGCGCTACCCGAACGGCCAGACCGTCGGCGGCGTGAATATCGACGATATCGTCCAGCTCAAGCTGCAGAACAGCTATGACACCCATCTCGATATCGCCCGCGACATGGCAACCGTCATGCGCGCGGATATGGCGGCCTATGACGCCGATCCGACGCTCTCCACACAGTCGCTGGGTTGCTGGTCGGGCTTCCACGCCCAGCAGATGATCAAATCGGTCAAGCGCCTGCGGGGCACAACCAAGCGCGCTTATGTCTACCTGTCGGGCTGGATGGTCGCCGGTCTGCGCAACACCTGGGGCCACCTGCCGGACCAGTCGATGCACGAGAAAACCGCCGTCGCCGACCTGATCCGCGAGATCTATGTCTCGCTGCGTCAGGCTGATGAAGTCGCCATGAACGACCTGTTCAAGGAACTGAAATCCGCC
The genomic region above belongs to Paracoccus sp. SCSIO 75233 and contains:
- a CDS encoding short-chain fatty acyl-CoA regulator family protein, which gives rise to MARGEKLIIGKRLKVLRTTLGLTQAQMAEQLDVSASYITLIESDQRPASAKLLMRLAQVYDINVAELAPGTDTQLAVDFEAALKDPSLETDAVSRAEMEAVLQASPRIASALVRLQGRLSDAMMRGQADDNPLTDRNKVEVLAQIAKPVELVRDWFYDNRNYMDALDREAEKVAEKNRIHRDETGTGLHRLLAAHNVRVRRLPASVMGGSLRRYDPHRKELMLSELLDAASRRFQIAVLLARLEYEDLIDEIMSQAELEGDATRSLARVSLANYFAAALLMPYQPFLAACESERYDLEVIGHRFGTSFEQTAHRMTTLQRPEARGIPFFFVRIDRAGNVSKRFSAGRFPFSRFGGTCPLWNIHAAFETPGRIQTQLIRMPEGTRYFSIARTVTRAGGSASAPAPRLAVGLGCDVAFAPRLIYADSIDQEKVQPTDIGLNCFLCERQNCASRAQAPINRNLSVNEWERSVALFSFEGE